The proteins below are encoded in one region of Arenibacter algicola:
- the miaE gene encoding tRNA-(ms[2]io[6]A)-hydroxylase, with protein MLHLKLATDPRWVNIVEKNIEEILTDHAWCEQKAATNAITIITLNSEYPDLVTDLLLLAQEELEHFQMVHNIIKKRGYTLGRERKDSYVNELYKFMNKGGSRLQSMVDRLLFSAMIEARSCERFKLLSKELKDPELSKFYHDLMVSEAGHYTTFIGFARKYGQDIDVDQRWQELVEFEAEVIKNYGKEETIHG; from the coding sequence ATGCTCCATTTAAAATTAGCAACAGACCCCCGTTGGGTCAATATTGTTGAAAAGAACATAGAAGAAATACTAACAGACCATGCATGGTGCGAACAAAAGGCCGCTACCAATGCCATTACTATTATAACCCTTAATTCCGAATACCCCGATCTGGTTACCGATCTACTCCTTTTGGCCCAGGAAGAACTGGAACATTTTCAGATGGTACACAATATCATTAAAAAGCGCGGTTACACCTTGGGCAGGGAGCGCAAGGACAGCTATGTCAACGAGCTATATAAGTTTATGAACAAAGGAGGCAGTAGACTGCAATCTATGGTAGATAGACTCTTATTTTCCGCTATGATTGAAGCCAGAAGTTGTGAACGTTTTAAACTGCTGTCCAAAGAATTAAAAGACCCGGAGCTTTCAAAATTCTACCACGATTTAATGGTCAGCGAAGCAGGCCATTACACTACTTTTATTGGTTTTGCCCGCAAATACGGCCAAGATATAGATGTAGACCAACGCTGGCAAGAGCTGGTTGAATTTGAAGCTGAGGTGATAAAAAACTACGGAAAGGAAGAAACAATACACGGATAA
- a CDS encoding DoxX family protein has product MKNKILTGLSILFALMMVNSGLNKFFNYMPMPVMSEEMMQIMGGFLTIKWILPLVAVVEIIAGAFMAMPKTRALGVIMIFPVMVGILVHHLVHDISGIGIALLLFGINTWAIIANWNKYVPILKVE; this is encoded by the coding sequence ATGAAAAACAAAATTCTTACAGGTCTAAGTATCCTATTCGCACTAATGATGGTTAATTCAGGTTTAAACAAATTTTTTAACTATATGCCTATGCCCGTTATGTCTGAAGAAATGATGCAAATTATGGGAGGGTTTCTGACTATAAAATGGATTCTCCCACTAGTGGCTGTGGTTGAAATCATTGCAGGAGCATTTATGGCCATGCCGAAAACAAGAGCCTTGGGAGTAATTATGATCTTTCCTGTCATGGTAGGGATCCTTGTGCATCACTTGGTTCACGATATATCAGGTATTGGAATAGCATTGCTATTATTTGGAATTAATACCTGGGCAATTATTGCCAATTGGAATAAATATGTGCCAATTTTAAAAGTTGAATAG
- a CDS encoding alpha/beta fold hydrolase has product MRPFLLLTFFVLLNACADPYGKYKKPPEYISQASAANAAYYEAYDATLELWNVPFEELYIPTTNGIAHVIVSGPENAEAVVLLHGMNASSTMWYPNIEALAKNHRVFAIDFILEPGKSHLNNDIENVDKVTAWYKEVLFALELDSFHLIGASRGGWLAVTLALNDQTKIKSLILLSPAQTFTWIKPSTDLLKNIVRIFSSKEKQIAQSLESMSSNVGNINEAYLRQYKLGMELDSENKFVTSMKPFSNSELKSLQMPVLVLIGDDDMINERRTVEIANMLPKGKGEVIHNAGHFLSIDQAATVNKKMLDFLHIP; this is encoded by the coding sequence ATGAGACCATTTTTATTGCTTACTTTTTTCGTTTTGTTGAATGCTTGTGCGGACCCATATGGTAAGTATAAAAAACCACCAGAATATATTTCCCAGGCTTCAGCTGCCAATGCAGCGTATTATGAAGCTTACGACGCGACCTTAGAATTATGGAATGTTCCTTTTGAGGAACTGTATATCCCTACCACCAACGGTATTGCCCATGTTATTGTAAGTGGCCCTGAAAATGCGGAAGCAGTGGTATTGCTCCACGGAATGAATGCCAGTTCTACCATGTGGTATCCAAATATTGAAGCCCTTGCCAAAAACCATAGGGTGTTTGCGATCGACTTTATCCTGGAACCGGGAAAGTCTCATTTGAATAATGATATTGAAAACGTAGATAAAGTTACCGCTTGGTACAAGGAAGTTTTATTTGCTTTGGAGTTGGATAGCTTTCATCTCATCGGCGCTTCCCGTGGGGGATGGTTGGCCGTTACCTTGGCCTTGAACGACCAGACAAAAATAAAAAGCCTCATATTATTGAGTCCGGCACAAACCTTTACCTGGATCAAGCCCAGTACGGATCTATTAAAAAATATTGTTAGGATATTTTCTTCCAAGGAAAAACAGATTGCGCAAAGCTTGGAGAGCATGTCCAGCAATGTGGGCAATATTAACGAAGCCTACCTAAGGCAATACAAACTGGGTATGGAATTGGATTCCGAAAACAAGTTTGTGACCAGCATGAAACCTTTTTCCAACAGCGAATTAAAGTCCTTACAAATGCCTGTTTTGGTTTTAATTGGGGATGACGATATGATCAATGAAAGAAGGACGGTGGAGATTGCCAATATGTTACCCAAGGGGAAGGGGGAAGTAATACATAATGCAGGACATTTTTTATCCATAGATCAGGCAGCAACAGTGAATAAAAAAATGCTGGACTTTCTACACATCCCTTGA
- a CDS encoding McrC family protein translates to MSKQKNILQVFEYSTVYYGREYNDITFEEKHFDALAKLNQLHNNEYFTVLHKGIKFSQYVGVIQIDGLTIEILPKIDGSTSNEALWQTVLIGMLRATKRLKVNNLGQANVSKQQIHLLDIYFEWFLNEIELLVRQGLIKQYRTNTGNIKALKGKLEFATHINQNLVHRERFYTSHQVYDHDHQVHQILALALDIIGQFSSGTYLYSKCKRVQTSFPEVSRVKVNASTFNKLTINRKAQPYTTALEIARLIILNFAPNISSGKENMLALLFDMNSLWEEYVLARLKSVSAEGIAVKGQESKPFWRGIKIRPDIVVEKSDKTYVIDTKWKNIGGSKPSTNDLRQMYVYNEYWDSTKALLLYPSVETEIPQFVPFEGDDNHTCALGKLNILDGEKLNKNIGEEILAMLQTSQ, encoded by the coding sequence ATGAGTAAGCAGAAAAACATATTGCAAGTTTTTGAGTATAGCACTGTGTACTATGGCCGGGAGTATAACGATATAACTTTTGAAGAAAAACACTTTGACGCCCTTGCGAAGCTTAACCAGCTTCATAACAATGAATATTTCACGGTATTGCATAAAGGCATTAAATTCTCGCAATATGTGGGTGTTATTCAGATAGACGGACTTACCATTGAGATCTTGCCAAAAATAGACGGAAGTACTTCCAATGAAGCATTGTGGCAAACTGTATTGATTGGCATGCTGCGTGCTACCAAGCGATTAAAAGTAAATAATTTGGGCCAAGCAAACGTAAGTAAACAGCAAATTCACTTGTTGGATATTTATTTTGAATGGTTTCTGAACGAGATAGAGTTATTGGTACGGCAAGGTTTGATTAAACAGTATCGGACCAATACGGGAAATATAAAAGCCTTAAAAGGAAAATTGGAATTTGCCACCCATATAAATCAAAATTTAGTACACAGAGAACGCTTTTACACCTCCCATCAGGTCTATGACCATGACCACCAAGTCCATCAAATTTTGGCACTGGCTTTGGATATCATTGGTCAGTTTTCTTCAGGTACATATCTATACTCGAAGTGTAAACGGGTTCAGACCAGTTTTCCCGAGGTTTCTCGGGTTAAGGTAAATGCTAGTACTTTTAATAAACTTACTATCAATAGAAAGGCGCAACCTTATACAACTGCCTTGGAAATTGCCCGACTCATTATTTTAAATTTTGCTCCCAATATCTCAAGTGGAAAAGAAAATATGCTCGCTTTGCTCTTTGACATGAACAGTCTATGGGAAGAATATGTATTGGCAAGGCTTAAATCAGTTTCGGCTGAAGGTATAGCGGTGAAAGGCCAAGAATCAAAACCGTTTTGGAGGGGCATCAAGATTAGACCTGATATCGTAGTTGAAAAGTCGGACAAAACCTATGTAATAGATACAAAATGGAAGAATATCGGCGGTAGTAAACCTTCTACCAATGATTTGCGCCAGATGTACGTGTACAACGAATATTGGGATTCAACTAAAGCATTGTTGTTATATCCATCTGTAGAAACCGAAATTCCCCAGTTTGTACCTTTCGAGGGAGATGACAACCATACATGTGCACTAGGAAAGCTGAATATTCTAGATGGCGAGAAATTAAATAAGAACATTGGCGAAGAAATTTTAGCAATGCTTCAAACAAGTCAATAA
- a CDS encoding winged helix-turn-helix transcriptional regulator: MQKMEHKECMSALIPVRDTLDIIGGKWKILILITIWEGNKHFREIERSIPKLSTKVLSSELKDMEANQLITRTVINGFPVRTEYRPTEYSNTLKKVISELHIWGINHRKKIFGN; this comes from the coding sequence ATGCAAAAAATGGAACATAAAGAGTGTATGTCCGCCCTCATACCGGTAAGGGACACATTGGATATCATTGGTGGTAAATGGAAAATTCTGATACTAATTACTATTTGGGAAGGCAATAAACATTTCAGAGAAATAGAGCGAAGCATTCCAAAGTTAAGCACCAAAGTATTGTCAAGTGAATTGAAAGACATGGAAGCAAATCAATTGATTACAAGAACTGTTATAAATGGTTTTCCTGTACGAACCGAATATAGGCCAACGGAATATTCCAATACTTTAAAAAAAGTGATATCGGAATTGCATATTTGGGGCATTAATCATCGCAAGAAAATTTTTGGAAATTAG
- a CDS encoding restriction endonuclease subunit S has product MSRFLLQVQEVCIIPDGLECCLGQRMVLIKPNNKLTNNKFLLYALLSEYVQEQINKSNGTGSIVSNLRIPVLKELRIPHYNIRTQKQIAKVLSDLDAKIEVNNKINQELEAMARTLYDYWFVQFDFPDANGKPYKSSGGKMVFNEVLKREIPEEWEACLLGDVVAKTGTGLNPRKHFVLGEGENYYVTIKNINQGQIVLDDKCDKISDESLDIINNRSDLRVGDILYTSIEPVGTTYLLRSKPTNWNINESVFTIRPDFKKVSSEFLYMFLSGDYIKAYTKNVSAGSIHKGVRHGTLKDCKFILPNKITIDSFSNKMNPILDKLELIQKENQKLSELRDWLLPMLMNGQVTISNDELGITNAELRNDLGMVAEEAGNYKLRK; this is encoded by the coding sequence TTGTCCCGTTTTTTGTTGCAAGTTCAGGAAGTTTGTATAATACCCGATGGACTTGAATGTTGTCTTGGGCAAAGAATGGTTTTAATCAAACCAAACAATAAATTAACAAACAATAAATTTTTGCTTTATGCTTTGCTTTCAGAATATGTTCAAGAGCAAATTAATAAAAGCAATGGAACAGGCTCAATAGTAAGTAATCTTAGAATACCCGTTTTAAAAGAGTTAAGAATACCACATTACAATATAAGGACCCAAAAACAAATAGCCAAAGTCCTTTCCGATTTAGACGCCAAAATAGAAGTCAACAACAAAATAAACCAAGAGTTAGAAGCGATGGCAAGAACGCTTTACGATTATTGGTTTGTACAATTTGATTTTCCAGATGCTAATGGTAAACCTTATAAATCGTCTGGTGGCAAAATGGTTTTTAATGAGGTATTGAAACGTGAGATTCCTGAAGAGTGGGAAGCTTGTTTGCTAGGGGATGTTGTTGCTAAAACAGGAACAGGTCTTAATCCAAGAAAACACTTTGTTTTAGGAGAAGGAGAGAATTATTACGTTACAATAAAAAACATAAATCAAGGACAAATTGTATTAGATGATAAATGTGATAAAATTTCAGATGAATCTCTAGATATTATAAATAATAGGTCGGATTTAAGAGTTGGAGATATCCTATATACAAGTATAGAGCCAGTTGGTACAACGTATCTATTACGTAGCAAACCAACTAATTGGAATATAAATGAATCCGTTTTCACAATAAGACCTGATTTTAAAAAAGTAAGCTCTGAATTTTTATATATGTTTCTATCTGGAGATTATATAAAAGCATATACTAAAAATGTATCTGCTGGAAGTATACATAAAGGAGTGAGACATGGAACTTTAAAAGACTGTAAATTTATTCTTCCTAATAAAATTACTATTGATTCTTTTTCAAATAAAATGAATCCAATTTTAGATAAATTAGAATTAATTCAAAAAGAAAACCAAAAACTCTCAGAGCTCCGGGATTGGTTATTGCCTATGTTAATGAATGGACAGGTAACAATTTCGAATGATGAATTAGGAATTACGAATGCGGAATTAAGGAATGATTTGGGGATGGTTGCGGAGGAAGCTGGTAACTATAAACTTCGTAAGTAA
- a CDS encoding carbohydrate kinase family protein — protein MMKIKAICFGEVLFDNFPTHSKIGGAPLNVALRLQSYGVEVSMVSSVGDDKEGNKIINYLGSSGVNTDGIQISPNYGTGQVNVVLNDKGVASYDITYPVAWDKILPRKYYESQLKISDIFIYGSLACRDNTSRTTLKQLLHFAQYKVFDVNLRAPHYTKELLLELMQPANFVKFNDDELYEVAGYLGSKYNSMEQTIAFVAEKTQTETICVTKGAYGAVLYHQKIFYYNSGYRIKVLDTVGSGDSFLASVIYKLFSGEGPQAAINFGCAVGAMVAKSEGANPIFTMQKISRFMNP, from the coding sequence ATGATGAAAATAAAAGCAATTTGTTTTGGAGAAGTTTTATTTGACAATTTCCCAACTCATTCGAAGATTGGAGGAGCACCATTGAACGTTGCTTTGCGATTACAATCATATGGGGTAGAAGTATCCATGGTAAGTAGCGTAGGTGATGATAAGGAGGGGAATAAAATAATTAACTATTTAGGCAGTTCTGGTGTCAATACGGATGGAATACAGATTAGTCCCAATTATGGGACTGGACAGGTAAATGTTGTCTTAAATGACAAAGGGGTGGCATCTTATGATATTACCTACCCAGTTGCTTGGGATAAAATTTTGCCAAGAAAATATTATGAAAGCCAATTAAAGATATCGGATATCTTTATTTATGGTAGTTTAGCCTGTAGGGATAATACTTCTCGGACAACCTTAAAACAACTTTTGCATTTTGCTCAATACAAGGTTTTTGATGTTAATTTGAGAGCACCACACTATACCAAGGAACTACTCTTGGAATTAATGCAACCCGCCAATTTTGTGAAATTTAATGATGATGAATTGTATGAAGTGGCCGGATATCTTGGTTCCAAGTACAACTCCATGGAGCAGACTATTGCATTTGTTGCCGAAAAAACCCAAACGGAAACCATTTGTGTTACCAAAGGCGCCTACGGTGCCGTCTTATATCACCAAAAAATCTTTTATTATAATAGTGGCTATAGGATTAAAGTTCTTGATACGGTAGGATCCGGGGATTCTTTTCTAGCCTCTGTAATTTACAAGTTGTTTAGCGGTGAAGGCCCCCAGGCCGCTATCAATTTTGGTTGTGCTGTCGGTGCCATGGTTGCTAAAAGCGAAGGGGCCAATCCTATATTTACCATGCAGAAGATATCTAGGTTTATGAATCCTTAA
- a CDS encoding AAA family ATPase, whose amino-acid sequence MPFQPEKIKRSHVLKAFKEIDNEDIGIRPSTKWDIVYQGKRYPPKDVGRLAHEYATGEYFWQPGGGEGTNKYFKELGFLVINKTEPIDEVIKTLIPKYKHIITTHDKYNEVYKWEAVGNFQKHWDLNATDLVSMIDRSFPGNNNLWTSRNYYPINMLKTFAENNSPKVRTALKNLFDENSPLDERILAYQNGLDELLSEDNVIRKASNKHHYHDARSISLLLSFHAPEKYFLFKHGVLKKFCARLEIDMPKTGDIVNQILINNEVNLLVKEILVQDKELLEIHKNRLTPNSFKNDDFNILTQDFIYSTSAYTAELPKYWLYAPGENAKEWDDFYEQGIMALGWDDLGDLTKYNSKDEIVKALQDLFNTDSSKKNDATANYDFVSEMNIGDVVFVKKGTSKLLGYGVVESDYLFDSTRNKFKHVRKMNWKKKGLWEAGHNLAVKTLTNISDYPSPDTNYSTYHERLMAIINGNQSSAKKTVNMDYPLNTILYGPPGTGKTYKTKETALKILGISTENLTRTDIKNKYDEKTEEGRIVFTTFHQSMSYEDFVEGIKPVTINDGQLVYNVESGIFKTICKKAEDNYWDSQKGLTKELPFDKAFEMLEEEWQENEEMKFPLRTEGYDFTITGFSDRSIRFKKASGGTGHTLSISTLRDVYYGKREVKVTGVGIYYPGILAKLKSYKPEANSSEKDLKNYVLIIDEINRGNLSAIFGELITLLEPDKRLGEAEEITLKLPYSKDETFGVPPNLHIIGTMNTADRSVEALDTALRRRFVFGEVMPKPKLLKEIIFSKFDLKEVLETINIRIETLLDRDHTIGHSYFIKLKSGDTVGLSNVFKNNIIPLLQEYFYNDYEKIALVLGPGFVQEKETKTNIFPKFKNIQEPENETVYELISKIDDIEEAVGQLMGASNE is encoded by the coding sequence ATGCCATTCCAACCAGAAAAAATAAAGCGTTCACATGTATTAAAGGCCTTTAAGGAAATAGACAATGAAGACATAGGGATAAGACCGTCTACAAAATGGGATATAGTATACCAAGGTAAAAGATACCCGCCCAAAGATGTTGGCCGTTTGGCTCATGAATATGCAACTGGAGAATATTTCTGGCAACCTGGCGGAGGTGAGGGTACCAATAAATATTTTAAAGAATTGGGATTTCTTGTCATCAATAAGACAGAGCCAATAGATGAGGTGATAAAAACGCTAATACCCAAGTACAAGCATATTATTACAACACATGACAAATATAATGAAGTATATAAGTGGGAAGCGGTAGGGAATTTTCAAAAACATTGGGATTTAAATGCCACTGATCTGGTCTCAATGATAGACAGGTCTTTCCCGGGAAATAATAATTTATGGACGAGCCGTAATTATTACCCCATTAACATGCTAAAAACATTCGCAGAAAACAATTCCCCAAAAGTCAGGACTGCTCTTAAAAATCTTTTTGATGAAAACTCCCCGTTGGATGAAAGAATTTTGGCCTATCAAAATGGATTGGATGAATTATTGAGTGAAGATAATGTTATAAGAAAAGCTAGTAACAAGCATCATTATCATGATGCCAGATCAATAAGTCTGCTGCTTTCATTCCATGCACCTGAAAAATATTTTCTATTTAAGCATGGTGTTTTAAAAAAGTTCTGTGCTCGCCTAGAAATTGATATGCCAAAAACTGGCGATATAGTAAATCAAATTCTAATCAATAATGAGGTTAACTTGTTAGTTAAAGAGATTCTGGTTCAAGACAAAGAGTTATTGGAAATTCACAAAAATAGACTTACCCCTAATTCTTTTAAAAACGATGATTTTAATATACTAACCCAAGACTTTATTTATTCAACTTCTGCCTATACTGCCGAGCTACCTAAATATTGGTTATATGCCCCAGGTGAAAATGCCAAGGAATGGGACGATTTTTATGAACAGGGAATTATGGCCTTGGGTTGGGATGATTTGGGTGATTTAACAAAATATAATTCAAAAGATGAAATAGTTAAAGCCCTTCAAGATTTGTTCAATACGGATAGTTCCAAAAAGAATGATGCTACCGCGAACTACGACTTTGTGTCTGAAATGAATATTGGAGATGTGGTATTTGTTAAGAAGGGAACTTCAAAACTTTTAGGTTATGGCGTAGTTGAATCGGATTATTTGTTTGATTCCACAAGAAATAAGTTCAAGCATGTCCGTAAAATGAATTGGAAAAAGAAAGGACTTTGGGAGGCAGGTCATAATTTGGCGGTAAAAACGCTTACCAATATTTCTGATTACCCCTCGCCAGATACCAATTATAGTACTTATCATGAGCGCCTAATGGCAATAATTAACGGCAATCAATCTTCTGCTAAAAAAACGGTGAATATGGATTATCCACTAAATACAATATTGTATGGGCCTCCAGGTACTGGAAAGACCTATAAAACTAAAGAAACAGCTCTCAAGATTTTAGGCATTAGTACTGAAAACCTAACTCGAACAGACATTAAAAACAAATATGATGAAAAGACAGAAGAAGGCCGTATTGTTTTTACAACCTTTCATCAAAGTATGTCCTATGAGGATTTTGTGGAAGGCATCAAACCTGTTACTATTAATGACGGACAATTAGTTTATAATGTAGAGTCTGGAATATTCAAAACTATTTGTAAAAAAGCCGAAGACAATTATTGGGATTCTCAAAAAGGACTAACTAAAGAACTACCGTTTGACAAAGCTTTTGAGATGCTTGAAGAGGAATGGCAAGAAAATGAGGAGATGAAATTCCCATTAAGAACGGAAGGGTATGATTTTACAATTACGGGTTTTTCGGATAGGTCCATACGTTTTAAAAAAGCCAGTGGAGGCACAGGTCATACGCTGAGTATATCAACTTTGCGAGATGTTTATTATGGCAAAAGAGAAGTAAAAGTAACTGGGGTTGGAATATATTATCCTGGTATTTTGGCAAAACTAAAAAGCTATAAACCGGAGGCAAATTCTTCTGAAAAAGATTTAAAAAATTACGTGTTGATTATTGACGAAATTAACCGCGGTAACCTATCTGCTATTTTTGGTGAACTAATAACCTTGTTGGAACCTGACAAACGCTTAGGAGAGGCTGAAGAAATCACCCTAAAATTACCTTATTCGAAAGATGAAACCTTTGGGGTTCCTCCTAACCTACATATTATCGGCACCATGAACACTGCTGACAGAAGTGTTGAGGCCTTGGATACTGCCCTTAGAAGAAGATTTGTTTTTGGGGAAGTGATGCCAAAACCAAAGCTTTTAAAAGAAATCATCTTTAGCAAGTTTGATTTAAAAGAAGTCTTAGAAACCATAAATATACGTATCGAAACCTTACTGGATAGGGACCATACCATTGGTCATTCCTACTTCATAAAACTAAAAAGTGGTGATACAGTGGGCCTTTCAAACGTCTTTAAAAACAACATTATTCCCTTGCTGCAAGAGTACTTCTATAATGATTATGAGAAAATCGCCTTGGTATTGGGACCAGGGTTTGTGCAAGAGAAAGAAACCAAGACAAATATCTTCCCCAAGTTTAAAAATATTCAAGAACCGGAAAATGAAACAGTCTATGAGTTGATATCCAAAATTGATGATATAGAAGAGGCCGTTGGTCAACTTATGGGTGCTTCAAATGAGTAA
- a CDS encoding AAA family ATPase, translating into MRLAAIFIPNNSLPYIFGKEHQGQTINFGGKYLYEIDENEGQIIINERKLNEGFINKFWGDGISLVSAIVGRNGTGKTTILRAINQESDIKHISVVHIFEEDDKDDFIYLLNETTKAIESQLNIVSKDFSINNIEKQYYSPVLDYELQDTHSAFSLVYYAKGNLEEHYYDSITRNILFLNEPVLNDIKKVYPDFPAYDKYFISILQHSKSYFRKTYIDSNLGNPNKADVSINYVNGEILRIENDSKVAYPKTDVLALLTNFRRILEGDSFTTLFQWLWELDEYKSSNEFEYTHDGDDFIKNLEVTLLSYIILGAVFPQTGLHGGFDLRERLLNSSFSEKLDILMEYYLSSTYQKLSDVIKTKLEKITIDNKERIVEIINEDKFESIQGVKTDKLKERMKRDLDMFWVIKDFYEHLKDLIINKVLPVEKGRLVFNIVKNDISIFTQIVDKYKRVLESFQFLPITPSIVQFKPNKKLSSGEKSLIDFYASLNNYVDRYRNTPHQCNENYLLLLDEPELGYHPLWKKKFIKAITATLPILFSKIKPTFFDTASGKQIDSEQKNPNIQIVFTTHDPLTLSDIPNQNIIYLDKEKAEANTYITDNRDKKSFGANVHDLLADSFFLDDGFMGEFAERWIKELINYLSPDEHDSDSLPMRKIESKWSRELGQKVINIVDEPMIKERLQELYNKKFIYENAEELEKKISEFQILLKKLKDEKN; encoded by the coding sequence ATGAGGTTAGCTGCTATTTTTATTCCAAATAACTCCTTACCCTACATATTTGGTAAAGAACACCAGGGGCAAACTATTAATTTTGGCGGAAAATATTTGTATGAAATAGATGAAAATGAAGGGCAGATAATAATAAATGAAAGAAAATTAAATGAAGGCTTCATAAATAAATTTTGGGGTGACGGCATATCCTTGGTAAGTGCCATTGTGGGAAGAAATGGCACAGGCAAGACTACAATTTTAAGGGCTATAAATCAGGAATCAGATATTAAGCATATTAGTGTAGTTCACATTTTCGAAGAAGATGATAAGGACGATTTCATTTACCTGTTAAATGAGACTACTAAAGCTATTGAATCACAACTTAATATAGTATCTAAAGATTTTTCTATTAATAATATTGAAAAGCAATATTACTCGCCAGTACTGGATTATGAGCTACAAGATACCCACTCTGCTTTTTCATTGGTATATTATGCAAAGGGTAATTTAGAGGAGCATTATTATGATTCAATTACTAGAAACATCCTTTTTTTAAATGAGCCAGTACTTAATGATATTAAGAAAGTATACCCAGACTTTCCTGCTTATGACAAATATTTCATAAGCATCCTCCAACATAGTAAATCTTATTTTAGGAAAACGTATATCGATTCTAATTTGGGTAATCCCAATAAGGCAGATGTTTCAATAAATTATGTTAACGGAGAAATTCTACGCATCGAGAATGATAGCAAAGTAGCTTATCCCAAAACAGATGTATTAGCACTATTAACTAACTTTAGACGAATACTAGAAGGGGATAGCTTTACTACCCTATTTCAATGGTTGTGGGAACTAGATGAGTATAAAAGTTCTAATGAATTTGAATATACACACGATGGGGATGATTTTATTAAAAACCTAGAAGTTACATTACTTAGTTATATCATTTTAGGTGCAGTTTTTCCACAAACAGGGCTGCACGGAGGATTTGATTTAAGAGAGCGTTTACTTAACTCAAGTTTTAGTGAAAAACTAGACATATTGATGGAGTATTATTTATCAAGCACTTATCAAAAACTCTCAGATGTAATTAAAACAAAATTAGAAAAAATCACTATTGATAATAAAGAACGTATAGTTGAAATAATTAACGAAGACAAATTTGAGAGTATCCAGGGCGTCAAAACAGATAAACTCAAAGAACGCATGAAAAGGGACCTAGATATGTTCTGGGTAATAAAAGACTTCTATGAGCATTTAAAAGATTTAATAATTAATAAAGTTTTGCCAGTTGAAAAAGGACGTTTGGTTTTCAATATAGTTAAAAATGATATTTCGATTTTCACACAGATAGTAGATAAATATAAAAGGGTATTGGAATCATTCCAATTCCTTCCTATTACACCATCAATTGTTCAATTTAAGCCCAATAAAAAGCTTTCGTCTGGTGAAAAATCACTTATAGATTTTTATGCTTCACTGAACAATTATGTTGATAGGTACAGAAATACACCGCATCAATGTAATGAAAACTATTTGTTGCTACTAGATGAACCAGAACTGGGCTATCATCCTTTATGGAAGAAAAAATTTATCAAGGCGATAACCGCAACATTACCAATTTTGTTTTCAAAAATAAAGCCGACTTTTTTTGATACCGCTTCGGGAAAACAAATTGATAGTGAACAAAAAAATCCAAATATTCAAATTGTTTTTACCACCCATGACCCTTTAACGTTGTCGGATATTCCAAATCAGAATATTATTTATTTAGACAAAGAAAAAGCAGAAGCCAATACCTACATTACAGACAATCGTGATAAAAAATCTTTTGGTGCCAACGTTCACGACTTATTAGCGGATAGCTTTTTTCTAGACGATGGTTTCATGGGTGAATTTGCCGAGAGATGGATAAAGGAATTGATTAATTACCTATCTCCAGATGAACATGATAGTGATAGCCTACCCATGAGGAAAATAGAATCCAAATGGTCAAGGGAACTGGGTCAGAAAGTAATAAATATAGTTGATGAGCCAATGATAAAAGAAAGGTTGCAAGAACTATATAATAAAAAATTTATTTATGAAAATGCAGAGGAATTAGAAAAGAAAATAAGTGAGTTTCAAATTCTTCTTAAAAAATTAAAAGATGAGAAAAATTAA